A genomic segment from Biomphalaria glabrata chromosome 16, xgBioGlab47.1, whole genome shotgun sequence encodes:
- the LOC106078883 gene encoding syntaxin-17-like — translation MSGFNPEERMVIQSNGDITKYPMKRLELSIKKFIKVLDIDLDRLYKHTISISRLINAEDWNNLHKEQVNASRTIQQIQANIKEIEKARKQVNDEELSEFDARVEGVKLKAIESMKEFMAFAGMKTDESHEDLEKVDSGSSNSISAAVPVTAQRGSDFKKQTSLAGHSEDESDSPQTTFGSLPAVLHAHPSETLHLHVVPQNSEATASWEELQENILELNVLVHEFSSRVEEQKEKITSIEENIDNSHENIKEGTQHLAKAAKYKSALLPVVGAVVGGVVAGPVGLVAGMKIGGLAGAVGGAVGYASGRLVKSRQDKISSMELENMSDKRSVSLPELPDSERKLDKRPSQSVDTTQQEDDSGIPVEGKSDDVFTSVTSSFRKFFSMSDE, via the exons ATGTCTGGATTTAACCCAGAAGAAAGAATGGTCATTCAAAGCAATGGAGATATAACTAAGTATCCAATGAAAAGACTGGAATTGtctataaaaaaatttataaaagttTTAGACATAGATTTGGACAGATTGTACAAACATACAATCAGCATAAGCAGG TTGATCAATGCAGAAGACTGGAATAACTTACATAAAGAACAAGTCAATGCTTCTCGTACAATTCAACAAATACAAGCTAACATTAAAGAGATAGAAAAGGCCAGGAAACAA GTGAATGATGAAGAGCTTTCTGAGTTTGATGCTAGGGTTGAAGGAGTAAAACTGAAAGCTATTGAATCAATGAAAGAGTTTATGGCCTTTGCTGGAATGAAAACAG ATGAATCTCATGAAGACTTGGAAAAAGTTGACAGTGGATCATCAAACTCAATATCTGCGGCAGTCCCAGTGACAGCTCAGAGAGGCTCtgattttaaaaagcaaactaGTCTAGCAGGCCACTCTGAAGACGAATCTGACTCACCACAAACCACATTTGGAAGTTTACCAGCAGTCTTACATGCTCATCCGAGTGAAACACTTCACTTGCATGTTGTCCCACAAAACTCAGAGGCAACTGCTTCCTGGGAGGAGCTACAAGAG AACATTCTAGAACTAAACGTATTGGTCCATGAATTCTCTTCCAGAGTTGAG gagcaaaaagaaaaaattaccagcatTGAAGAAAATATTGACAACAGCcatgaaaatattaaagaagGCACACAACATTTAGCTAAG GCTGCCAAGTACAAGTCTGCACTTCTTCCTGTGGTAGGGGCTGTAGTTGGTGGTGTAGTAGCTGGTCCAGTGGGTCTTGTTGCTGGAATGAAGATTGGAGGTTTGGCTGGTGCTGTTGGTGGAGCAGTAG GCTACGCCAGTGGTAGGTTGGTCAAGAGTCGCCAAGATAAAATATCATCAATGGAACTTGAAAACATGAGTGACAAGCGCTCCGTCTCACTACCTGAATTGCCTGACAGTGAAAGAAAGCTAGACAAGAGGCCTAGCCAAAGTGTGGACACCACTCAGCAGGAAGACGACTCTGGCATCCCAGTAGAGGGAAAAAGTGATGATGTCTTTACTTCTGTGACCTCATCTTTCCGAAAGTTTTTCTCCATGTCTGACGAATGA